In the genome of Thermanaerothrix sp., the window CTCCGGGAGGGGTTTCTTGTGGAAGATGCCCCCAAAGTGGGAGACTTTTGCGCATCCCTTTCGTGGGTTAAAGTTGAGGGAGTTGGCACCAACCTTGGGTGTTTCGGCGGTGTTTTGGCAACCCGGGATAACCAGCTGGAGCTTTTGGAAGTGGCCAGGGTTATCCGAGAGAGGTCCGGTTTCGACGTCCCCTTGGTGTCAGGGGGCGGGACCTTGGCTCTTAAGCTGTTGGAGGACGGGAGCCTTCCTGCGGGGGTGAACAACCTGAGGATAGGAGAGGGTATAATCCTTGGGACCGATTCAACGGGCATGAGGGATATACCATACCTTAGGAGAGATGCGGTTAAACTCATCGCAGAGGTGGTGGAGCTCAGGCGTAAACCGTCGGTGCCAAGGGGTGAGGTTGGAAGGGATGCCTTTGGCAACGTGCCGGTTTTTGAGGACGTTGGAGAGAGATTGAGGGCCATATTGGCGGTTGGTCGTCAGGACACCAGGCCCGAGGGGCTTACCCCGTTGGATGCGGGGGTGAGGATCCTTGGGGCGTCCAGTGACCACATGGTGTGCGACGTGGAGGACGCTGCGGGGGTTTCCATGGGTTCTAGATTGGCCTTTAGGCCTAACTACGGAGCCATGCTTCAAGGTGCCACGTCGGAATACGTGGTAAAGCAGTATTTGTGCTTTGAAGGGGTTTCTTAAATTGCTTAAGCTTCGGAGGTACAGCTAGTGTTCTGGCCCAGTCTTAGATGGCAGGACTTCTTGGACATATTCATAATAGCCTACGTGGTCTACAAGCTCTTGCTTTTAGTGGTGGGGACCAGGGCGGTTCAGCTGCTTAGAGGGCTAATGGTGCTTGGCATAACCGCGGCGGTGGCAAATCTTTTGGAGCTCAAGGCGCTGACTTGGGTTCTTTCCAGGTTTTTCCAGGCCTTGCTCATAGCCATACCGGTGCTTTTTCAGCCCGAGCTCAGGCGCGTGTTGGAGGAGCTCGGCAGGGGGCATCTTTGGAGGATCCAGAAGGGGCAGGAGAAGCTGGAAACCTTGGCCGATGAGGTGTTAAGGGCGCTTTTGTACCTCCAGAGCAAGAAGATAGGCGCCCTTTTGGTGCTTCAACGTCAGACGGGGTTGAAGGAGGTTTGGCGGTCTGCGGTTCCCGTAAAGGCCCAACCTTCCCAGGAGCTCCTGGTGTCCCTTTTCTGGCCCGGAAACCCGCTTCACGATGGGGCGGTGATATTGGACAGGAAAAGCGTGATAGCCGCGTCCTGTTATCTTCCTTTGACGGAGAAGAGCGACCTCTCCCGCTGGTACGGTACCAGGCACAGGGCTGCCCTTGGAGTTACGGAGATATCCGATGCCCTGGCATTGGTGGTTTCGGAGGAGAGGGGCGAGGTTTCCCTGGCGGTTAACGGTAGGATATCGAACCCACTCAACGAGGAACAGCTTCGCAAACTCCTGTTGCACTACTTCAGGGGCAAAGAGGGATACCGGTCATTTTGGGATCGCTTCCGGGACAGCCTTATCGAGGAGGAGTCGGTGATCGATTATGATGACTAGGCGGGGAAGGGTTAAACAATGGATATACTCCAGACTGTCCCTGCAGATCCTTTCCTTCCTTATCGCGGTGGCCATCTGGTTTTTCGTGTCCTGGGACCATAGCTCGAAGGGCTACAGATCCGTGACCCTTCCTTTGGATGTGGTGGGAGTTCAACGGGATCTCCTGGTGGAGGTCCAGGAGGACTCCGTGGAGGCAAGGTTCTTTGGAGACATGGGCTTGCTTTCCGACATCGACCCCACGTCCTTAAGGGTAAGGGTCGACGTAACCGGTCTACCTGTCGGGACCTACAAACTGGTGCCCCGTGTTGAGATGCCCAAGGGAGCGGAAGGAGTGACCTTTAAACCTCAGTATGTTACCGTTTTATTGCGCCATAGATCATCCAGGGACGTGCCGGTCAGGATCGATTTTGGCAGGGATTTCCCCCGGGAGGCGAAGGTGGCGGGTGCCACGGTAAGGCCCAGGTACGTATCCGTTCAAGGCAGCAAGGAGCAAGTCCAAGGGGTGGATCACGCAAGGATATTGGTCACCTACGAGGAGTTTTCAGCGGGGCGCAGGGTTTTCCCGGTGGAATTGGTTTTTAAAAAGGACTACTCCCTGGATAAGGATTTGGAGGTTAAGCCCAAAGAGGTAACGTTGGATATGCCTGTCTCCTCTGATAAAATAGTTAGCCGTGTGCCTTTAAGAGCGTCGGTGGAGGGTATGCCGGACTGGAGGTTCTCGGTGGAGTCGGTTAACGTAACCCCTGATACGGTTATGGTTCAAGGTGACCCTGAGGCCATTGAGCAGTTGAAGATCATAGACCTTCCGCCGGTTAACGTGGAGGGTGCCCAAGGGGACTTCTCCGCTTGGGTGCCGGTGAGATCCCCTGTGGAGGGCGTTGCGGTTCTGGGCAATGGTTTGGCCCAGGTGCAGGTTAGGCTCTCTCATCGCCCGTCAAAGAAGGTTATAAGAGGCGTCCCAGTCAAGGTGAGGGGAACCGATGCCGATAGGGGATGGGAGGTATCCCCCTCCGAGGTGGATGTTACCGTGGAGGTTCTGCAGGAAGGGAGCCCCCCCGATGAGGGTGCGGTGGAGGCTTATGTGGACGCCAGCAACGTGGTGACCAGCAGGATAACCCTTCCGGTGCTGGTGAAATCCAAGAGGGAGTCCCTGGTGGTGCTTTCGGTGGATCCTCCGCGGGTGCAGCTGCAGGAGAAGAGATGACTATATATGGAGTGATCTGAGTTGTCCTGTAAAACCGTGAACAGGAAGTACTTTGGCACCGATGGAGTAAGGGATGTGGCCAACCGGGGTGCGATGACCCCTGAGATGGCCATGAGGCTTGGGGTTGCTTACGCTAGGTTTCTTAAGGGCCGGGGGGTGGAGAACCCAAGGGTTATAGTGTGCCGGGATACCAGGGCCTCCGGCCAGATGTTGGAGCTTGCCCTGGGAGCGGGGATGATGTCCATGGGCGCCACGGTGGTGTCCGGCGGAGTATTGCCGACCCCGGGAGTTAGTTTTGTGCTTCGAGGGGGAACGGCTGACGGCGGCGCGGTGGTGAGCGCCTCGCATAACCCCGCGGAGTATAACGGGATAAAGTTCTTTGGCCCGGATGGACAAAAGCTTTCCGATGAGGATGAGGCCTCCATAGAGGCCCTTTTGGATTTCCAGCTGGATCATCGCCCCGCGGGGCTTGGGATGGGAAGCTACAGGGAAACCTTGGAGTTCAGGGAGCAGTATTCCCAATGGCTTTCGTCTTGTTACGACGGGGCCAAGCCTGTTAAGGGCATAGTGGTTGACTGTGCCAACGGTGCCATAGGCCCGGTTGCGGAAAGGGTGTTTGCCACTTGGGAACCTCGGATCATTGGGGTTGAACCCGATGGGGCCAACATAAACCGCTCATGCGGGGTAATGCACATGGAGTGCCTGGCGGACCAGGTGATTAAGAGCGGGGCACCATTGGGCGTGGCATTTGATGGGGATGCGGATCGCACCCTGTTTTGTGACCCTAGGGGCAGGGTGGTGGACGGGGATTTGATGCTTTGGGTGTTGGCCAGGTGGTTGAAGTCGAGGGGGGAGCTCGGCAGCGGTGTGGTGGCCACGGTGATGAGCAACATGGCCTTGGAGGAGAAGCTGTCCTCCGAGGGCATAAAACTCTTCCGTTGTCCTGTGGGGGACAGGTATGTCCTGGAGACCATGAAGCGCCAGGGGGCCATGCTTGGGGGAGAGCAGTCGGGGCACGTGATAGTGAAACCCTGGGTGGAGAGCGGCGATGGTCTGTGCACCGCCCTGTTGTTCGTGCGGGCCTGCCAGGAGTTGGGAGAGTCCTTCGACGCCCTGTGGGACCGTTTTGAGCGGTATCCTCAGAAATTGATCAACTTTAAGGTGAAGGACAGGGATGGGGTACTGAACTCCGATGAACTGGCCGCAGCGGTTAAGTCCGCGGAGGAGATCGTGGGTCAGTGGGGGCGGGTGTTTGTAAGGCCCTCCGGGACGGAACCCCTCATCAGGGTGCTTCTTGAGGCGAAGGATCCCAACCGGTTGGAATCCGCGGCCTGCGTGTTCTTTGATGCTTTGGAACCCTTGCTAGTGGAGTGAGCGGCAGGTTTTAGGAATGCTAAGTTTGTCGGTGTAGGCCGAGTTTTTGCTGGAGGTGTGCTGGCTTGAGCAAGCCCGTTGAGCTCCGCCACTGCCTTTTCCCTGTAGCGGGTCTTGGTACCCGTTTCCTTCCGGCCACGAAGGAAACCCCCAAGGAGATGCTGCCCTTGATCGATAGGCCGCTTATACACTACGGCGTTGATGAGGCCTGTGGAGCGGGCTGCAGGGACATAGTGTTTGTCACCGGCCGTGGCAAGAGGTCCATAGAGGATTACTTTGACAGGTCCCCGGACTTAGAGTCCCTGTTGGAGTCCAGGGGTAAGGTGGATCTGGCGGAATTGGTGAGGGGCATAAGCGAGATGGCCCGCTTCTCCTATGTTCGCCAGTCGGAGCCCCTTGGGCTTGGGCATGCGGTGCTTTGTGGAAGGACCTGCTGCAACGGTGATTATTTCGGGGTGATACTACCTGATGACGTGATAGTCTCGGACGAGCCGGTTTTGGCCCAGTTGGATCGGGTGCGCAAGTCCTTTGGCGGGTCGGTGCTTGCTTTGGAGGAGGTTTCTCAGGAGGACACCGCCCGGTACGGCATAGTGGATGCTGAGGACCTGGGGGACGGGGTGTTTCGAATACGGGACATGGTGGAGAAGCCGGATCCGGCCGAAGCCCCCAGCAGGCTTGCCATAATGGGGCGTTACGTGCTTTCCAGCTCCGTCTTCGATCACCTCGAGAGGGTTGCCCCGGGAGCGGGGGGTGAGATACAGTTAACCGACGGTCTGAAGTCCCTCTTACGGGATGAGCCGGTGTACGGGTACCTTTACAGGGGGGAACGGCTGGATTGTGGAACCAAGGAGGGGTGGCTTAGAGCTACCGTGACCATGGCGGTCCGTGATGAGCGCTTGCGGGACATAGTGGTGGACGTCCTCAAGCGGGAGGGGGTGATTTAGGTGTAAGTTGCGGCGGTGTTTCCTGGATTGCGTTTGAGAGGGTTAAGCGCCTGATCCCCGTATGTGGTCTTTGATGCGGGGATGACGAGGACGGGGTTTATCGAGCTTTCGGCGGATGCCCCGGGGTCCTGTGGGGGGCCCTGAATCGGGATCGTAAATCCCCGGAGCGATCCGGGGGACAAATGGCCCCGAACCCACCTTTTGTACGGTGCTTTGCAGGAAGGAGAAGGGATCTCATGTGCGGCGTGGTCGGATATGTTGGGCCCCGCAAAGTTGTTGATGTGTTGCTGGATGGGCTCAGGCGTTTGGAGTACAGGGGGTACGACTCCGCTGGGCTGGCGATTCACGATGGCGTTGACATAAAGGTGGTTAAGGATGTTGGCAAGGTATCGGACCTTGCGTCCCGGGTGGCGAACATGAACCTTGAGGGTGGCCTTGGGGTTGGGCATACCCGATGGGCCACCCATGGAGGGGTTACCGGGGAGAACGCCCATCCCCATGCGGATTCGGACGGCAAGTTTGTGCTGGTTCACAACGGCATAGTGGAGAACTACCTGGACATAAAGGACCAGCTGGAGCGGGAGGGGGTCTCCTTCGTATCCCAGACGGACTCGGAGGTGGTGGTCCAGCTCCTTTCCAAGATATACAACGGGGACATGGTATCCACCCTTGTGGAGCTTCAGCGCCGCTTGGATGGATCCTATGCCCTGGTCATTCTCAACAGGGAGGACCCGGGGGTTTTTTATTGCGTTAGGAAGGGTTCGCCCTTGGTGCTTGGGGTTGCGGAAGGGGAGGGATTGTGTGCCTCCGACGTGCCCCCGCTGCTTCCCTTCACCAAAGAGGTAATCTACATGGATGAGGGAGAGATAGCGGAGGTCCGAGGCGGGGTGGTTCGTCTTTGGGACAGGGAAGGTCAGCCCTTGGAGAGATTTCCCCAGAGGGTGGATTGGGATGTTTCCATGGCGGAGAAGGACGGTTACCCCCACTACATGGCCAAGGAGATTCACGAGCAGGGTACGGTCCTGAGGTCCACGTTAAAGGGGCGCCTTAAGGAGGGCTCCGTGGATTTGGGAGATGACGTTCACTGGACGCCGGAGTTCCTTGGTTCGCTTCGACGTATTCACTTGGTGGCCTGTGGGACATCCTACTACGCGTGTCTTGTGGCGGAGCGGGTTCTTGAGAGATGGACCACCTTGGACGTTAAGGTGGACATAGCCTCTGAATATCGATACAGAGACGTCAGGATAGGACCTGATACGTTGGCGGTTTTTGTGTCCCAGTCGGGGGAAACCGCCGATACCCTGGCGGCCCAGAGAAAGGTGAGGGCAATGGGAGGGCGTTGCCTTGGGATAACCAATGTCAGGGGGTCCACCCTTGCCCGGGAGGTTCACGACCTTTTGCTGTTGAAGGCCGGCCCTGAGATAGGGGTGGCGGCCACCAAGACTTTCATGGGGCAGCTGGGGGCTTTGTACCTGTTGGCTCTCAAACTGGGTTGGGACAGGGGGGACTTGAACCCAGCTGAGGCGGAGCGGCTGGCTTCCATCCTGCTTAAGCTTCCCTATGAGGTTGAGAGGGTTCTGGAAAGGGAATCGGAGATTAAGAAGGCGGCGGAGAAGTTCTCCGGGTTTGATAACTTCCTGTTCCTTGGTAGGGGCTTCTCCTATCCCATAGCCCTTGAGGGGGCCCTTAAGCTAAAGGAGATATCCTACGTTCACGCAGAGGCGTACGCCGCAGGGGAGATGAAGCATGGCCCCATAGCGTTGCTGGAGCCCAACGTGCCGGTAATGGTGGTGATACCCAAGGACGGGTTGTACGAGAAGACCCTATCCAACGTCCAGGAGGCCCGGGCAAGGCGTTCTCCCGTGGTTGCGGTGGCTTCAGATGGGGATGATCTTATAGGTCAGATGGCGGATATGGTGGTTAGGATACCCAGGTGCGATGAGTGTTTCTCCCCGTTCCTTTCCGTCATACCCCTTCAGATGTTTGCCTATCACGTGGCCCTGCTGAGGGGACGGGAGATAGATCAGCCCAGGAACCTGGCCAAGAGCGTCACGGTGGAGTAGAGGTTATCTAAGGAGGACGGCAAAGGAGGGGGCCCTTAAGGGGGCCCCCTCCGGTCTTATTTAGGGCTTGTTTGAATTTTTAAATTTGATTTGTCTTCCCTTGAGAGGAATCAGATTTTAGAGGTTCGTCGTAGGTGGGGAAGTATATCCTAAGGTGGGTCAATCCCTTCAGTGCGTGGTCATCCCTTCCCACGGCAAGGGGTAGTTTCTGCCAAGGCCCCCCTTGGACACGGCATAATACAAGGGGTCTTCTTCCGTAGGTAGACCACATGTCCCACAGGGACTCCGAGGATGCAGGTCCTGGAACCAAGCCGCCTAGGAAAAGCGGTGGAGTTCCTCCCATTGGAGAGCTGCCGTCCTCAGGGGCGATGACCATCCATTGCGTCATGTTCCAAAGGTTAAGCATTTCCGGAGACCTGGAGTGTTCCCAGGGTACGATCTGGAACCCGCCGACTTCTCCGTTGGGGGAGGTGCTTATGTCGATCACCCCCGGGTGGTTGGCCCTTATGCGGCCCACGTCTTGGAAAAGAGTTCCCTCGAAACGGCCGACCCCTTCAACTGGGCGCAGCACCCGTCCTATCACCTCGGTCCTGTAGGAAGAGTAGTAGGCCATCACCCGTCCTCCCGGTCGATTTTCGATTTCCACCAGGTATGGCATGGAGTCCCTTGTGACTTTTATTATTAGATCGTCCCCCGGTTTGGGTATTCTAGATTCCGATATGGGAGCTTCGGTTCCGTCCTCGCCTCTAACCAGTACGGGGTTGCCCACCGCTGGAGCCCATGCGCCGAAGATGCCTTCCCCCGTGGGGCTGTCTACTACTATGCTGGCACCGGGGCCTGCGGCGGGAGCTATGGTCTTCAGCGGCGTTATGCTCATGGTCCTGCCCCTGCCCTTGTCGATGCCTATCAGCAGGTGGATGGCGTTCACCGCCGAGGCCGCCACCGTACCCGGTTTGCCCCACTTGGTGGCGGTGTAGGAAGGCCATCGGGTCTTATCCGGCAGAGCAGTCACCTTGCCTACGGTCCTTGTGGCGCCGTTAGGCAGGGTAATCACCACATCTTTACCCTCGACCAGGGGAACCGTTATGGAGAACAACAGCGTTTCGTCTTCGGCGCTGCTATTTGAAGGTACCACGACGATTGAAAAGAGGGAAAGAAGCACGACAAAAAACATCCATGCCCTTAACCCGGTGGAACGTAGGATGTTGAAGCCCATTTCCTGCTGATCTCCTCTCTTAAGAAAGCGGATGGATTTTTAAGCTAATCTAAATAGAAAGATGTCTTTTAACCTTGTCTTTTACCACCTCTGGCCTGAATGGTTTCACGATAAAATCGTTTGCCCCGGATCTTAACGCCTTAACGAGTCTTGGTTTATCCCCGTAGCTGGATACCACTATTATGGGTTTTTTTGCGGTGGAAGGGTTTCCCCTGAAGCGGCTCATCAGGGCGAAGCCGTCCATGCCGGGCATGATGAGATCGGTTATGAGGAGATCCGGGGTGGAGGACAGGAAGATGTTATATGCCTCATTTCCGTTGGATGCCTCCATCACGCTGAGCCCCATTTCTAAGAGGATGTGCTTAAGGCCGTTGCGTATTATTGATGCATCGTCCACCACCAGCACCGACTTCGATGTCTCTGGTGGTTGCGGTTGAGGTTCCGCTTGGGCTGTGGGTTGCTGCAGGTTGTCCGTGGGTAGTCCAAAGACCTGCCTCAGTTGGACCTCCGTGGGCGTGGTGGGAAGCACGTCTGAACATCCCATTGATCGCCCCATGAGGCGTATCTTCATCTTGTCCCATTGGTCATGGAGGCCCAGGATCTTGCATCTGTCCCCTCCCGGTATGTTCTTAAGCACCTGGAGCACGCTTTTAATCTCTTCGGGATCCGTGTGCTCCAACGAGAACAACAAAGCCGCAATTCCCCGTTCTGCCACTGCCACCGCCATGGATGGGAAATCCTGAAAGGATAGAACGGGAAACCCCATGGCGGATATCGTCGACTCCAACAGTATCCTTACCTTCGAGAGGTCATCGGGAAGAACTATGGCT includes:
- the cdaA gene encoding diadenylate cyclase CdaA, which translates into the protein MFWPSLRWQDFLDIFIIAYVVYKLLLLVVGTRAVQLLRGLMVLGITAAVANLLELKALTWVLSRFFQALLIAIPVLFQPELRRVLEELGRGHLWRIQKGQEKLETLADEVLRALLYLQSKKIGALLVLQRQTGLKEVWRSAVPVKAQPSQELLVSLFWPGNPLHDGAVILDRKSVIAASCYLPLTEKSDLSRWYGTRHRAALGVTEISDALALVVSEERGEVSLAVNGRISNPLNEEQLRKLLLHYFRGKEGYRSFWDRFRDSLIEEESVIDYDD
- the galU gene encoding UTP--glucose-1-phosphate uridylyltransferase GalU, with product MSKPVELRHCLFPVAGLGTRFLPATKETPKEMLPLIDRPLIHYGVDEACGAGCRDIVFVTGRGKRSIEDYFDRSPDLESLLESRGKVDLAELVRGISEMARFSYVRQSEPLGLGHAVLCGRTCCNGDYFGVILPDDVIVSDEPVLAQLDRVRKSFGGSVLALEEVSQEDTARYGIVDAEDLGDGVFRIRDMVEKPDPAEAPSRLAIMGRYVLSSSVFDHLERVAPGAGGEIQLTDGLKSLLRDEPVYGYLYRGERLDCGTKEGWLRATVTMAVRDERLRDIVVDVLKREGVI
- the glmS gene encoding glutamine--fructose-6-phosphate transaminase (isomerizing), whose protein sequence is MCGVVGYVGPRKVVDVLLDGLRRLEYRGYDSAGLAIHDGVDIKVVKDVGKVSDLASRVANMNLEGGLGVGHTRWATHGGVTGENAHPHADSDGKFVLVHNGIVENYLDIKDQLEREGVSFVSQTDSEVVVQLLSKIYNGDMVSTLVELQRRLDGSYALVILNREDPGVFYCVRKGSPLVLGVAEGEGLCASDVPPLLPFTKEVIYMDEGEIAEVRGGVVRLWDREGQPLERFPQRVDWDVSMAEKDGYPHYMAKEIHEQGTVLRSTLKGRLKEGSVDLGDDVHWTPEFLGSLRRIHLVACGTSYYACLVAERVLERWTTLDVKVDIASEYRYRDVRIGPDTLAVFVSQSGETADTLAAQRKVRAMGGRCLGITNVRGSTLAREVHDLLLLKAGPEIGVAATKTFMGQLGALYLLALKLGWDRGDLNPAEAERLASILLKLPYEVERVLERESEIKKAAEKFSGFDNFLFLGRGFSYPIALEGALKLKEISYVHAEAYAAGEMKHGPIALLEPNVPVMVVIPKDGLYEKTLSNVQEARARRSPVVAVASDGDDLIGQMADMVVRIPRCDECFSPFLSVIPLQMFAYHVALLRGREIDQPRNLAKSVTVE
- a CDS encoding response regulator; the encoded protein is MALEGLNGSIAIVLPDDLSKVRILLESTISAMGFPVLSFQDFPSMAVAVAERGIAALLFSLEHTDPEEIKSVLQVLKNIPGGDRCKILGLHDQWDKMKIRLMGRSMGCSDVLPTTPTEVQLRQVFGLPTDNLQQPTAQAEPQPQPPETSKSVLVVDDASIIRNGLKHILLEMGLSVMEASNGNEAYNIFLSSTPDLLITDLIMPGMDGFALMSRFRGNPSTAKKPIIVVSSYGDKPRLVKALRSGANDFIVKPFRPEVVKDKVKRHLSI
- a CDS encoding CdaR family protein; its protein translation is MMTRRGRVKQWIYSRLSLQILSFLIAVAIWFFVSWDHSSKGYRSVTLPLDVVGVQRDLLVEVQEDSVEARFFGDMGLLSDIDPTSLRVRVDVTGLPVGTYKLVPRVEMPKGAEGVTFKPQYVTVLLRHRSSRDVPVRIDFGRDFPREAKVAGATVRPRYVSVQGSKEQVQGVDHARILVTYEEFSAGRRVFPVELVFKKDYSLDKDLEVKPKEVTLDMPVSSDKIVSRVPLRASVEGMPDWRFSVESVNVTPDTVMVQGDPEAIEQLKIIDLPPVNVEGAQGDFSAWVPVRSPVEGVAVLGNGLAQVQVRLSHRPSKKVIRGVPVKVRGTDADRGWEVSPSEVDVTVEVLQEGSPPDEGAVEAYVDASNVVTSRITLPVLVKSKRESLVVLSVDPPRVQLQEKR
- a CDS encoding alanine racemase — protein: DVYKRQAASLGVSVWGITKGLCGEPKVARAMLDGGCSALGDSRLSNVEKMRAAGIEGPFFLIRIPMLSELDRMIHLTEGCLISSLEALEVLEGCCALERKPFRVVLMFDLGDLREGFLVEDAPKVGDFCASLSWVKVEGVGTNLGCFGGVLATRDNQLELLEVARVIRERSGFDVPLVSGGGTLALKLLEDGSLPAGVNNLRIGEGIILGTDSTGMRDIPYLRRDAVKLIAEVVELRRKPSVPRGEVGRDAFGNVPVFEDVGERLRAILAVGRQDTRPEGLTPLDAGVRILGASSDHMVCDVEDAAGVSMGSRLAFRPNYGAMLQGATSEYVVKQYLCFEGVS
- the glmM gene encoding phosphoglucosamine mutase; translated protein: MSCKTVNRKYFGTDGVRDVANRGAMTPEMAMRLGVAYARFLKGRGVENPRVIVCRDTRASGQMLELALGAGMMSMGATVVSGGVLPTPGVSFVLRGGTADGGAVVSASHNPAEYNGIKFFGPDGQKLSDEDEASIEALLDFQLDHRPAGLGMGSYRETLEFREQYSQWLSSCYDGAKPVKGIVVDCANGAIGPVAERVFATWEPRIIGVEPDGANINRSCGVMHMECLADQVIKSGAPLGVAFDGDADRTLFCDPRGRVVDGDLMLWVLARWLKSRGELGSGVVATVMSNMALEEKLSSEGIKLFRCPVGDRYVLETMKRQGAMLGGEQSGHVIVKPWVESGDGLCTALLFVRACQELGESFDALWDRFERYPQKLINFKVKDRDGVLNSDELAAAVKSAEEIVGQWGRVFVRPSGTEPLIRVLLEAKDPNRLESAACVFFDALEPLLVE